A window of Apium graveolens cultivar Ventura chromosome 8, ASM990537v1, whole genome shotgun sequence contains these coding sequences:
- the LOC141678398 gene encoding small ribosomal subunit protein uS19, which yields MADVEVDVTAGAPKKRTFKKFSFRGVDLDALLDMSTDELVKLFGARARRRFQRGLKRKPMALIKKLRKAKREAPAGEKPELVKTHLRNMIIVPEMIGSVVGVYNGKTFNQIEIKPEMIGHYLAEFSISYKPVKHGRPGIGATHSSRFIPLK from the exons ATG GCGGATGTGGAAGTAGACGTGACAGCAGGAGCGCCGAAGAAGAGGACGTTCAAGAAGTTCAGTTTCAGAGGAGTTGATTTGGATGCTCTTCTCGATATGTCTACTGATGAGCTTGTTAAGCTCTTCGGTGCTCGCGCTCGCCGAAG GTTCCAGAGAGGTTTGAAGAGGAAGCCTATGGCTTTGATTAAGAAGCTCCGTAAGGCG AAACGTGAGGCACCAGCAGGCGAGAAGCCAGAGCTTGTTAAGACCCACCTCCGCAATATGATCATTGTACCTGAGATGATCGGAAGCGTTGTTGGAGTTTACAATGGCAAGACTTTCAACCAGATTGAAATCAAGCCTGAAATGATTGGACATTACTTGGCTGAGTTCTCCATTTCATACAAACCAGTTAAGCACGGAAGACCTGGTATCGGTGCTACCCACTCTTCAAGGTTCATTCCTCTCAAGTGA